The following coding sequences lie in one Paenibacillus durus ATCC 35681 genomic window:
- the fliI gene encoding flagellar protein export ATPase FliI, translated as MLDTQKYKEQLRSIDPVRINGKVTQVIGLMVESEGPDASIGDVCYIYPAKGSRPLKAEVVGFRDNKVLLMPLGELQAIGPGCDVVGTGKPLNVQVGSELLGKVLDGLGQPLDGTLIPARMPFSSTFNIPTNPLNRPRVQEPISIGVRAIDGLLTIGKGQRVGIFAGSGVGKSTLMGMIARGTSADVNVIALIGERGREVLDFIERDLGPEGLQRSVVIVATSDQPALIRIKGALIATTIAEYFRDRGLNVMLMMDSVTRYAMAQREVGLAVGEPPAMRGYTPSVFASLPKLLERAGTGPTGSITAFYTVLVDGDDMNEPIADAVRGILDGHIVLNRSIANKGHFPAIDVLASISRVMKDIAPADQIEAAENVKRLMSVYKESEDLINIGAYQRGSNAQIDESLHYIDSIWDFTKQKVDEKTTLAEVQQILISHFSRS; from the coding sequence ATGCTTGACACCCAGAAATACAAAGAACAGCTACGCAGTATCGATCCCGTCAGAATTAACGGCAAGGTAACCCAGGTTATCGGGCTGATGGTTGAATCGGAAGGGCCGGATGCCAGCATAGGAGACGTCTGCTATATCTATCCTGCCAAGGGCAGCAGACCGCTCAAGGCGGAGGTCGTCGGCTTTCGCGATAACAAGGTGCTGCTTATGCCGCTGGGTGAGCTGCAGGCAATCGGACCCGGTTGTGATGTGGTAGGCACGGGTAAACCGCTCAACGTGCAGGTGGGTTCCGAACTGCTCGGCAAGGTGCTCGACGGTCTCGGACAGCCGCTTGACGGTACGCTTATACCGGCTCGCATGCCGTTCAGTTCAACTTTCAATATCCCAACTAATCCGCTTAACAGGCCCAGAGTACAGGAACCGATCAGCATCGGAGTGCGGGCGATCGACGGACTACTAACGATTGGCAAGGGCCAGCGGGTCGGGATTTTTGCAGGCTCGGGGGTAGGGAAAAGTACGCTGATGGGTATGATCGCCCGGGGGACTTCCGCGGATGTTAATGTGATCGCACTGATTGGAGAGCGCGGGAGAGAAGTTCTCGATTTCATCGAACGCGACCTTGGTCCGGAGGGGCTGCAGCGATCGGTTGTAATTGTAGCTACCTCGGACCAACCGGCGCTGATTAGGATTAAAGGGGCGTTGATTGCTACGACGATCGCCGAGTATTTTCGTGATCGCGGACTCAATGTCATGCTGATGATGGATTCGGTTACACGGTATGCGATGGCACAACGCGAGGTAGGTCTTGCTGTCGGAGAGCCGCCGGCGATGCGAGGATATACACCGTCGGTATTTGCCAGTCTGCCGAAACTGCTTGAACGCGCGGGAACAGGGCCAACCGGATCGATTACCGCTTTTTATACCGTACTGGTCGATGGAGACGATATGAACGAACCGATTGCCGATGCCGTTCGCGGAATATTGGATGGACATATTGTGCTTAACCGGAGTATTGCAAATAAAGGGCATTTTCCGGCGATCGACGTGCTCGCGAGCATCAGCCGGGTGATGAAGGACATCGCGCCCGCGGATCAGATTGAAGCGGCTGAGAATGTGAAACGGTTGATGTCGGTTTACAAGGAATCCGAAGATTTAATTAATATTGGCGCTTACCAGAGAGGTTCCAATGCCCAGATTGATGAGTCGCTGCATTATATTGATAGTATTTGGGATTTTACAAAGCAGAAGGTAGACGAGAAGACAACGCTGGCCGAAGTTCAACAAATCTTAATTTCCCATTTTTCGAGGAGTTGA
- the trmFO gene encoding FADH(2)-oxidizing methylenetetrahydrofolate--tRNA-(uracil(54)-C(5))-methyltransferase TrmFO: protein MTETPKQTAASPAPVTVIGAGLAGSEAAWQLASRGVPVKLYEMRPVVKTLAHHTDKFAELVCSNSLRANGLGNAVGVLKEEMRRLGSLVLGSADKHAVPAGGALAVDRDGFSGEITAALHEHPLVEVINEELTHIPEEGIVVIASGPLTSPALSSDIKALLGEEYFYFYDAAAPIVEKDSIDMSKVYLASRYDKGEAAYLNCPMTEEEFNIFYDALISAETAALKDFEKEIYFEGCMPIEIMMKRGKQTALFGPMKPVGLVNPHTGKLPFAVVQLRQDNAAGTLYNLVGFQTHLKWGEQKRVFSLIPGLENAEYVRYGVMHRNTFINSPKLLHPTYQMKGKERLFFAGQMTGVEGYVESAASGMIAGINAARYALGEELLVFPEDTVLGSMPAYITTADSKHFQPMNANFGLLPKPERKIRNKKEKNELLAHRALDSLTGFADRTGLPHHIGTEPLQRT, encoded by the coding sequence TTGACGGAAACACCTAAGCAAACAGCGGCAAGCCCCGCTCCGGTTACGGTAATCGGCGCGGGGCTTGCCGGAAGTGAAGCGGCCTGGCAGCTCGCATCGCGGGGAGTGCCGGTTAAATTATATGAAATGCGGCCTGTCGTAAAGACACTGGCTCATCATACGGATAAATTCGCGGAGCTTGTATGCAGCAACTCGCTTCGCGCCAACGGGCTTGGCAACGCGGTTGGCGTACTGAAAGAGGAGATGCGACGGCTTGGCTCTCTGGTGCTGGGCTCTGCCGACAAGCATGCCGTACCGGCGGGAGGCGCTCTGGCCGTCGACCGGGACGGATTTTCGGGCGAAATAACGGCGGCGCTGCACGAGCACCCGCTTGTCGAAGTTATAAACGAGGAATTGACGCATATACCGGAGGAAGGGATTGTCGTAATCGCGAGCGGACCGCTGACGTCACCGGCGCTCTCTTCCGACATCAAGGCGCTGCTGGGCGAGGAGTATTTTTACTTCTACGATGCGGCGGCTCCGATTGTCGAGAAGGATTCGATTGATATGAGCAAGGTCTATTTGGCTTCCCGGTATGATAAAGGCGAAGCGGCTTATCTCAACTGTCCGATGACAGAAGAGGAATTCAACATATTTTACGACGCGCTTATTTCCGCGGAAACGGCGGCGCTTAAGGATTTTGAGAAGGAAATTTACTTTGAAGGCTGCATGCCGATCGAGATTATGATGAAACGCGGCAAGCAGACGGCGCTGTTCGGGCCGATGAAGCCGGTGGGGCTCGTCAATCCCCATACGGGGAAGCTGCCCTTTGCCGTTGTTCAGCTGCGGCAGGATAATGCTGCCGGAACGCTGTATAACCTTGTAGGGTTTCAAACCCATCTGAAATGGGGCGAGCAAAAGCGGGTCTTTTCGCTGATCCCGGGTCTTGAGAATGCGGAATATGTTCGCTACGGTGTTATGCACCGCAATACGTTCATTAATTCGCCGAAGCTGCTCCATCCGACCTATCAGATGAAAGGAAAAGAACGGCTGTTTTTTGCCGGACAGATGACGGGTGTGGAAGGCTATGTTGAATCCGCGGCCTCGGGTATGATAGCCGGCATTAATGCCGCTAGATATGCTCTTGGTGAGGAACTGCTTGTATTCCCGGAGGATACCGTCCTTGGAAGCATGCCGGCCTATATTACGACTGCCGATTCCAAGCATTTTCAGCCGATGAACGCTAATTTCGGCCTTCTGCCGAAGCCTGAACGGAAGATCCGCAACAAAAAGGAGAAGAATGAGCTTCTTGCGCATCGCGCATTGGATAGTCTTACGGGGTTCGCAGATCGTACGGGTTTGCCACATCACATCGGTACGGAGCCCCTGCAAAGAACCTAA
- the flgB gene encoding flagellar basal body rod protein FlgB produces MGLLNTLSFRRLQKGIDAANMRQNALANNVANVDTPNFKRSDVSFESFLREQERGLQSSLSAKVTDSRHIQFGMTGNVPSPVIQNDKRTSMNNNGNNVDIDREMALSAENQLRYSSYVQLLNSQISMMRTATEGR; encoded by the coding sequence ATGGGATTGCTTAATACTTTAAGTTTCCGACGGTTGCAAAAGGGCATTGATGCCGCCAACATGCGACAAAACGCACTGGCTAATAACGTGGCAAATGTCGATACACCCAATTTCAAGCGCTCCGATGTCTCTTTTGAGAGCTTTCTGCGGGAGCAGGAAAGAGGACTTCAATCTTCACTTAGTGCCAAAGTGACGGATTCCCGCCATATTCAATTCGGAATGACAGGCAATGTTCCCTCACCGGTCATCCAGAATGACAAGAGGACGTCTATGAACAATAACGGCAATAATGTTGACATTGACCGAGAAATGGCGCTAAGTGCCGAGAACCAGCTCCGGTACAGTTCTTACGTTCAACTTTTGAACAGTCAAATTTCAATGATGCGAACGGCAACTGAAGGGAGATAA
- a CDS encoding FliH/SctL family protein, producing the protein MSRLIKHSQYVPVEALKRLELARQHAGLAEEEIQSGESSETQHDDPAHEATEQTCKQMLRDAKEFAEEQVRSASLEAEQIIERAHSEAEEWWRSRREQDEHLTEAVKAEAYSEGYNEGLLQAEEEMKAKLAKVMEEAQAVLLEAYKARDVIIQEAEPFLVELSCDIAEKIVEKQLTVEPAFTIDLIKRNLARKREQGTISLCVNPKQFSFVNAAREELTLAIDSQAELQILPDSTVKDHGCVIRSSLGSVDARIDTQLEEIKKELIRVALDNDGQRNGEGNA; encoded by the coding sequence TTGTCTAGGTTGATCAAACACTCCCAATATGTTCCTGTTGAAGCGCTCAAGAGATTGGAGTTGGCCCGGCAGCATGCCGGTCTAGCCGAAGAAGAAATCCAATCAGGGGAAAGTAGCGAAACGCAGCATGACGATCCCGCTCACGAGGCAACTGAGCAGACATGCAAACAAATGCTGCGCGACGCAAAGGAGTTTGCCGAAGAACAGGTGCGGAGCGCCTCGCTTGAGGCTGAACAAATCATCGAGAGAGCGCATAGTGAAGCCGAAGAATGGTGGCGCAGCCGCAGGGAGCAGGATGAACACCTAACCGAAGCGGTCAAGGCAGAAGCCTATAGTGAAGGATATAATGAGGGTCTGCTGCAGGCTGAGGAAGAAATGAAGGCAAAGCTCGCAAAGGTAATGGAAGAGGCTCAAGCCGTTTTATTAGAAGCCTATAAAGCGCGCGACGTGATCATTCAGGAAGCCGAGCCTTTTCTCGTTGAACTAAGCTGCGACATCGCCGAGAAAATCGTGGAGAAGCAGTTGACGGTGGAACCGGCGTTTACAATTGATCTCATCAAGAGAAACCTGGCCCGTAAGAGGGAGCAGGGTACCATCTCTCTGTGCGTAAATCCTAAACAGTTCTCTTTTGTTAATGCGGCTCGAGAGGAACTTACATTAGCCATTGATTCGCAGGCGGAACTTCAGATTTTGCCCGACTCGACGGTGAAGGACCATGGATGCGTAATCCGTTCTTCCCTTGGAAGCGTAGACGCAAGGATCGACACCCAGCTCGAGGAGATCAAAAAGGAACTGATTCGGGTGGCGCTGGATAATGACGGGCAGAGAAATGGGGAAGGTAATGCTTGA
- the fliE gene encoding flagellar hook-basal body complex protein FliE, whose product MIQNLTIGTQSIQPLAMKKTETQSAAGLSDTTKSFGSYLEDALNQVAAQEQTAKDMNNKFVLGEVNVDEAMISSQQALLSLQLTAQVRNRAIEAYQEIMRTQI is encoded by the coding sequence TTGATACAGAATTTGACAATCGGTACACAAAGCATCCAGCCTCTTGCAATGAAGAAGACAGAGACGCAATCAGCGGCCGGTCTTTCGGACACTACAAAAAGCTTCGGATCTTATCTTGAGGATGCTCTGAATCAAGTTGCTGCGCAGGAGCAAACTGCGAAAGATATGAATAACAAGTTTGTCCTGGGGGAAGTGAATGTGGATGAAGCGATGATCTCTTCACAGCAGGCTCTGCTGAGCTTGCAGCTGACAGCCCAAGTCCGAAATAGAGCTATTGAAGCTTACCAGGAAATTATGAGAACTCAGATCTAA
- the hslV gene encoding ATP-dependent protease subunit HslV: MIPSFHATTICAVRHNGEAAIAGDGQVTFGENVIMKTTAKKVRRLYRGQVIAGFAGSVADAITLFEKFEGKLEEHHGNLQRAAVELAKDWRQDRVLRKLEALMIVMDKNGMLLISGGGEIIEPDDDVLAIGSGGNFALASARALKRHAKDLSAADIAKEALKIASEICVYTNSNIIVEQLQA; encoded by the coding sequence ATGATTCCCAGCTTTCACGCAACGACCATTTGCGCCGTACGGCATAATGGTGAAGCGGCAATCGCAGGCGACGGGCAGGTTACCTTTGGAGAAAATGTCATAATGAAGACGACCGCCAAAAAAGTGCGGAGGCTGTATAGAGGGCAGGTTATCGCCGGATTCGCCGGATCGGTTGCCGACGCAATCACCCTCTTTGAGAAATTTGAAGGCAAGCTGGAAGAGCATCACGGTAATTTGCAGCGTGCCGCGGTAGAACTGGCCAAGGATTGGCGTCAGGACCGTGTACTGCGCAAGCTTGAGGCGCTGATGATCGTAATGGACAAGAATGGAATGCTGCTGATTTCCGGCGGAGGCGAAATTATCGAGCCGGACGACGATGTGCTGGCGATTGGCTCTGGCGGCAACTTTGCCCTGGCATCCGCCCGGGCTTTGAAGCGGCATGCGAAGGATCTCAGCGCAGCTGATATCGCTAAGGAAGCGCTTAAAATTGCATCCGAAATTTGCGTTTATACGAATTCAAATATTATCGTCGAACAATTGCAGGCTTGA
- the hslU gene encoding ATP-dependent protease ATPase subunit HslU: protein MANQSLTPRQIVAELDKYIVGQKQAKKSMAVALRNRYRRSQLSEELRDEIVPKNILMIGPTGVGKTEIARRLAKLVNAPFVKVEATKFTEVGYVGRDVESMVRDLVETAIRMVKLERTEKVKDRAEELANERIVRILAPSASKNKAQRNPFEMLFGGNGGQEEAKADDSEGDAALNESRRGIRFKLLAGQLEDDIIEIDVEDTAPTMLDMFAGQGNDQMGMNMQEMFGNLLPKRTKKRKLPIREARKVLIQDEANKLIDMDDVIQESVARAEQSGIIFIDEIDKVASQGKGGGPDVSREGVQRDILPIVEGSTVMTKYGPVKTDYVLFVAAGAFHVAKPSDLIPELQGRFPIRVELSSLSLEDFVSILTEPKNALTKQYSNLLATENIEVEFQSDAIYEIAKIAATVNQNMENIGARRLHTILEKLLEDLSFEAPELTLEKMVITPEYVREKLASIAQDRDLSQYIL from the coding sequence ATGGCGAATCAATCGCTTACGCCCCGGCAAATCGTAGCCGAGCTGGATAAGTATATTGTCGGCCAAAAGCAGGCCAAGAAATCGATGGCTGTCGCTTTGCGCAACCGCTATCGGCGCAGCCAGCTGTCTGAAGAACTGCGTGACGAAATCGTACCGAAGAATATCTTGATGATCGGTCCTACGGGTGTAGGCAAGACCGAGATTGCCAGACGTCTTGCCAAGCTGGTGAATGCTCCGTTCGTCAAAGTGGAAGCTACGAAATTTACTGAAGTCGGCTATGTAGGACGCGATGTGGAGTCCATGGTTCGCGATCTCGTGGAGACCGCGATCCGAATGGTCAAGCTTGAGCGTACCGAAAAGGTAAAGGACCGTGCGGAAGAACTGGCCAATGAACGCATCGTGCGTATTCTCGCCCCTTCCGCCTCTAAGAATAAGGCCCAGCGCAACCCGTTTGAGATGCTGTTTGGCGGGAATGGCGGCCAGGAGGAAGCAAAAGCCGATGATTCGGAAGGCGATGCTGCCTTGAATGAGAGCCGCCGGGGAATCCGGTTTAAACTGCTCGCCGGACAGCTTGAAGATGATATCATTGAAATCGATGTCGAAGACACTGCACCTACCATGCTGGATATGTTCGCCGGTCAGGGCAACGACCAGATGGGGATGAATATGCAGGAGATGTTCGGAAATCTGCTGCCGAAACGGACCAAGAAGCGTAAGCTGCCTATCCGCGAGGCGCGTAAAGTACTCATTCAGGATGAAGCGAACAAGCTGATTGATATGGATGACGTTATCCAGGAATCCGTAGCTCGCGCGGAGCAATCGGGCATTATTTTCATCGATGAGATTGACAAGGTGGCCAGTCAGGGCAAAGGGGGAGGTCCCGATGTTTCCCGCGAGGGCGTGCAAAGGGATATTTTACCGATCGTCGAGGGATCAACCGTGATGACGAAATACGGCCCTGTAAAGACTGATTATGTCCTGTTCGTGGCAGCGGGAGCTTTTCATGTCGCCAAACCGTCCGATCTGATTCCTGAACTCCAGGGACGCTTTCCCATTCGCGTTGAACTCAGCAGCCTTTCCCTTGAAGATTTCGTATCCATACTCACCGAGCCGAAAAATGCGCTGACAAAGCAATATTCCAATTTACTCGCTACGGAAAATATCGAAGTGGAGTTTCAGAGCGACGCCATTTACGAGATTGCGAAAATTGCGGCGACAGTCAATCAAAATATGGAAAATATCGGAGCTAGGCGTCTTCACACCATTTTGGAAAAGCTTCTGGAAGACCTCTCGTTCGAGGCTCCCGAGCTTACGCTCGAAAAAATGGTAATCACACCCGAATACGTCCGTGAGAAGCTCGCAAGTATCGCCCAAGACCGGGACTTAAGCCAGTATATTTTGTAA
- the fliF gene encoding flagellar basal-body MS-ring/collar protein FliF: MNERFAQYREKLAQYWNRFSVRQKILFFSTLLIIIIIMVAATMQLTKTEYEVAFQDLDSTDAAGVINYLESAGISYRLSPDGKSISVPSSDAARAKVDIGSQGIVQDGSIGYKIFDQSSSMIGTTDNEFNVKYNNALNGEVEQLLRKMQGVKDAKVLVNLPKETVFATQDDQEKASASVVLSFKPGFRPSQDNIDGYFNLVKTAVPNLPINNITITNNETELMPTAKGGQAGVSSQVEENFALQRKFEDDVKKNVKAFLSTLTGPDKVDVLVFSKLNFDKETRKENRVEPVDPENMQGIVISSQIISNTYSGQGSADGGVAGTGAGDVQGYPSSANSGNTSSEESSETKNFEVNRITRDIIASPYTVKDLTINVAVEPPDGQPTLNPAVSNAIRLILINIVRASLADSGVTYTDADLGKKVSVYSQSFGAQSAAQASGGLATWMIWAIAAAALLVGAGVGYIIYRRRRNNAEEEEEEIPLQMPTEFPSINLDSVTNESQVRKQLESLAKKKPEEFVNLLRTWLADEQR, from the coding sequence GTGAATGAAAGATTCGCCCAGTACAGGGAAAAGCTTGCCCAGTATTGGAACAGATTCAGCGTCAGGCAGAAAATACTTTTCTTTTCTACGCTATTGATCATTATAATCATCATGGTCGCTGCGACGATGCAGCTTACCAAGACCGAGTATGAGGTTGCTTTTCAGGATTTGGACAGTACGGACGCCGCCGGAGTAATAAACTATCTGGAATCAGCGGGAATCAGTTATAGGTTAAGTCCAGACGGCAAAAGCATTTCCGTTCCCAGTTCGGACGCCGCCCGCGCTAAAGTAGATATCGGATCGCAAGGGATCGTTCAGGATGGCTCAATTGGTTATAAGATTTTTGACCAAAGCTCATCTATGATCGGAACGACAGATAACGAGTTTAATGTAAAGTACAATAACGCTCTTAACGGGGAAGTTGAGCAGCTTCTTCGCAAGATGCAGGGGGTTAAGGACGCCAAAGTTCTTGTCAATCTGCCAAAGGAGACCGTGTTCGCTACCCAGGATGATCAGGAGAAGGCTTCGGCATCCGTGGTATTGAGCTTTAAACCGGGCTTCAGACCCTCTCAAGACAACATCGACGGCTATTTCAATCTGGTTAAGACGGCCGTTCCGAATTTGCCTATTAACAATATTACAATTACGAATAATGAAACCGAGCTTATGCCGACGGCAAAGGGAGGGCAAGCCGGTGTTTCCAGCCAGGTTGAAGAAAACTTCGCCCTTCAGAGAAAATTTGAAGATGATGTGAAAAAGAATGTCAAGGCGTTTCTCAGTACGCTAACTGGGCCCGATAAAGTCGATGTGCTTGTCTTTTCCAAGCTGAACTTCGACAAAGAGACCCGGAAGGAAAACCGGGTTGAGCCTGTAGACCCTGAAAACATGCAAGGGATCGTAATCAGTTCCCAAATTATTAGTAATACGTACTCTGGACAAGGCAGTGCGGACGGTGGAGTAGCGGGAACCGGGGCTGGTGATGTACAAGGATACCCAAGCAGTGCGAATTCCGGAAACACTTCATCTGAGGAGTCGTCTGAGACCAAAAATTTTGAAGTGAACCGAATTACGAGAGATATCATCGCAAGTCCATACACTGTAAAAGATTTAACCATTAATGTTGCGGTTGAACCACCCGATGGACAACCAACTTTGAATCCGGCCGTTTCGAATGCCATTCGGCTTATACTGATCAATATTGTCAGAGCTTCCCTTGCCGATTCAGGGGTTACCTATACTGACGCTGATTTGGGTAAAAAAGTTTCGGTCTATTCTCAATCTTTTGGTGCACAATCGGCAGCCCAAGCATCTGGCGGCTTAGCAACCTGGATGATATGGGCGATCGCCGCGGCGGCACTGCTGGTTGGAGCGGGCGTGGGATATATCATCTATCGACGCCGCCGCAATAATGCGGAAGAAGAAGAGGAAGAGATTCCGCTTCAGATGCCGACAGAATTCCCGTCCATTAACCTGGACAGCGTAACGAACGAGAGTCAAGTGCGTAAGCAGCTGGAAAGCCTGGCTAAGAAAAAGCCAGAAGAGTTCGTAAACCTGCTGCGCACCTGGCTAGCAGACGAACAGAGGTGA
- the flgC gene encoding flagellar basal body rod protein FlgC has translation MNFGSSFGISASALTAQRLRMDVISSNIANAETTRASVVDGKAVPYRRKLVVLESKQNDSFSNILHSKMNGGTDGVSVKSITEDSSPLKPVYNPTHPDADENGYVYMPNVDVTKEMVDMISASRSYEANVTMLNASKAMVSKALEIGK, from the coding sequence ATGAATTTCGGCAGCAGTTTTGGAATCAGCGCCTCTGCCTTAACCGCACAACGGCTGAGAATGGACGTGATTTCGTCCAATATAGCCAATGCGGAAACGACAAGAGCGTCGGTGGTTGACGGCAAAGCGGTGCCTTACCGTCGCAAGCTGGTGGTGCTGGAGTCGAAACAGAACGATAGTTTTTCTAATATTCTGCATTCTAAGATGAATGGCGGAACGGACGGCGTGAGTGTCAAGTCCATTACAGAGGATTCCTCGCCGCTCAAACCGGTATATAATCCGACTCATCCCGACGCTGATGAGAACGGGTATGTATACATGCCCAATGTGGATGTAACGAAAGAGATGGTGGATATGATCTCCGCATCCCGTTCCTATGAAGCGAATGTTACCATGCTCAATGCTAGCAAGGCGATGGTTTCCAAAGCACTTGAAATCGGAAAGTAA
- the fliJ gene encoding flagellar export protein FliJ: protein MRFHYSFQKVVDLKGNEKTQAEWLLSNAIGELQAQEKSLVELMEQRNEILLSLQAAAERRTPMAMIREMQDYVDYLDNCITRKQGEISQAHQEVSRKQDNLNSKALDEKIWLKAREKALGIFKQNMNLREQNELDEMATVRFAMKPL, encoded by the coding sequence ATGAGATTTCACTACAGTTTCCAGAAAGTCGTCGATTTGAAGGGCAATGAAAAAACGCAGGCGGAATGGTTGCTCTCGAACGCGATTGGGGAACTCCAGGCACAGGAGAAAAGTTTGGTTGAACTTATGGAACAGCGAAATGAAATTTTACTCTCGCTTCAGGCAGCGGCAGAACGTAGAACACCGATGGCGATGATCCGGGAAATGCAGGATTACGTGGACTATTTAGACAACTGTATTACCCGCAAACAAGGCGAGATCAGCCAAGCGCATCAAGAAGTTTCAAGAAAACAGGATAATCTTAACTCAAAGGCTCTGGATGAGAAAATTTGGTTGAAAGCAAGAGAAAAAGCGCTGGGTATTTTTAAACAAAATATGAATTTGCGGGAACAAAACGAACTGGATGAGATGGCTACCGTCCGCTTCGCGATGAAGCCCCTCTGA
- the fliG gene encoding flagellar motor switch protein FliG — translation MAKAAQQGLSGRQKAAILLITLGPEVSAQIFKHLRDEEIEQLTLEIANVRKVDSGEKELILSEFHQICLAQEYISQGGINYAKEILEKALGQQKALEVINRLTATLQVRPFDFARKADPNQILNFIQNENVQTIALVLSYLHFEQAAAILSSLPQEKQAEVARRIAVMDSTSPEVISQIEKVLEQKLSATVTQDYTNAGGIESIVQILNGVDRGTERTILDSLEIQDPELAEEIKKRMFVFEDIVNVDNRSIQRIIRDIENADLQLALKVASEEVRDVIFRNMSKRMAETFREEMEYMGPVRLRDVEEAQTRIVSTIRRLEESGEIIIARGGGDDIIV, via the coding sequence ATGGCAAAGGCGGCACAGCAGGGGCTTAGCGGCCGTCAGAAGGCCGCAATCCTGCTCATCACATTAGGGCCTGAAGTTTCGGCGCAAATTTTCAAGCATTTAAGAGACGAGGAGATTGAGCAGCTTACGCTGGAGATCGCTAACGTCCGCAAGGTTGACAGCGGCGAGAAGGAATTAATCTTGTCGGAGTTTCATCAAATCTGTCTGGCCCAGGAATATATTTCGCAAGGCGGCATCAACTATGCCAAGGAAATCTTAGAGAAGGCGCTCGGGCAGCAAAAGGCGCTGGAAGTTATCAACCGTCTTACGGCGACGCTTCAGGTCAGACCATTTGATTTTGCCCGGAAGGCGGACCCTAATCAAATTTTGAACTTTATTCAAAATGAAAATGTGCAGACTATCGCCCTTGTGCTTTCGTACCTTCATTTTGAACAGGCGGCTGCAATTCTTTCTTCTTTGCCGCAAGAGAAGCAGGCTGAGGTGGCTAGAAGAATTGCTGTTATGGACAGCACCTCACCGGAGGTTATTTCCCAGATTGAGAAAGTTCTGGAGCAAAAGCTGTCCGCAACCGTTACTCAGGATTATACGAATGCAGGCGGCATCGAGTCGATCGTACAGATACTCAATGGCGTCGACCGTGGGACAGAGCGAACGATTCTGGATTCGCTTGAAATTCAGGATCCTGAACTGGCGGAAGAAATCAAGAAGCGGATGTTCGTATTCGAGGATATCGTCAATGTGGACAACCGTTCCATCCAGCGAATTATCCGCGATATCGAGAATGCGGATTTGCAGCTTGCGCTTAAGGTTGCGAGCGAAGAGGTCCGTGATGTCATTTTCCGAAATATGTCCAAACGCATGGCGGAAACATTCCGGGAAGAAATGGAATACATGGGCCCGGTGCGGCTTCGTGATGTAGAGGAAGCCCAAACCCGTATTGTGAGTACCATTCGAAGGCTGGAAGAGTCAGGTGAAATCATCATAGCCCGCGGTGGAGGAGATGACATTATTGTCTAG